One region of Citrus sinensis cultivar Valencia sweet orange chromosome 6, DVS_A1.0, whole genome shotgun sequence genomic DNA includes:
- the LOC102627171 gene encoding histone-lysine N-methyltransferase ATXR4 isoform X1 has translation MNEYVQLLTPRLAQYDFIGHNFVILFIPFLPQVCYFWKMCLRRYSRCLISRLESLHLEKRQLCSAATHNGKPSQPSPPPIQVALTESAGRGVFATRRIGAGDLIHTAKPIITHPTLSTLNSVCYFCLRKITSSSQHFQHHNARFCSEVCKDNAKAFYDVERRADWSVFNDYCRSQGLKYPLLVKRLACMIISGAESADCIDILQPASLSPELILAMEEGFVMLRSAFKKAGIDDEQMKFLNKQWYTNVLAQIRINAFRIELAGGLYEDLLSSAAASIESEIAVGNAIYMLPSFYNHDCDPNAHIMWIDNADARLMALRDVEEGEELRICYIDASMARDARQAILTQGFGFQCNCLRCSSGD, from the exons ATGAATGAGTATGTACAACTGCTAACCCCCAGACTCGCTCAGTATGATTTTATTGGTCATAATTTTGTGATCTTATTTATTCCATTTCTCCCACAAGTCTGTTACTTTTGGAAGATGTGCTTACGCCGTTATAGCCGTTGCCTGATTTCCCGCCTCGAAAGTCTTCATTTAGAAAAGAGGCAGCTTTGCTCCGCCGCAACGCACAATGGGAAACCCAGTCAACCCTCGCCGCCGCCAATCCAAGTCGCGCTCACCGAGTCCGCCGGTCGCGGCGTCTTCGCCACTCGGAGAATCGGGGCCGGCGATCTCATCCACACCGCCAAGCCCATCATAACTCACCCGACTCTTTCCACACTAAACAGCGTGTGTTACTTTTGTCTCAGAAAGATTACTTCGAGTTCGCAGCATTTTCAACATCATAATGCTCGCTTTTGCAGTGAAGTGTGCAAAGATAACGCTAAG GCATTTTATGATGTTGAGAGGAGAGCGGATTGGTCTGTTTTCAATGACTATTGCCG GAGTCAAGGATTGAAATACCCTCTTCTGGTGAAGCGGTTGGCTTGTATGATTATATCAGGAGCTGAATCTGCTGACTGTATTGACATACTTCAACCTGCTAGTTTATCCCCTGAATTGATTTTGGCG ATGGAAGAGGGTTTTGTTATGCTAAGGAGTGCCTTTAAAAAGGCAGGTATAGATGATGAACAGATGAAAT TTCTAAACAAGCAATGGTACACTAATGTACTGGCTCAAATTCGTATCAATGCGTTTCGTATTGAATTGGCTGGAGGATTGTATGAAGATCTTCTTTCATCAGCTGCAGCCTCCATAGAATCTGAAATTGCAGTTGGGAATGCAATTTATATGCTTCCATCCTTCTATAACCACGATTGTG ATCCGAATGCACATATTATGTGGATAGACAATGCAGATGCAAGATTGATGGCCCTTCGTGATGTTGAGGAAG GGGAAGAACTTCGGATATGCTACATCGATGCAAGTATGGCTCGTGATGCTCGTCAAGCTATCTTAACGCAAGGGTTCGGTTTTCAGTGCAACTGCTTGCGGTGTTCATCTGGTGACTGA
- the LOC102627171 gene encoding histone-lysine N-methyltransferase ATXR4 isoform X3: protein MICYFWKMCLRRYSRCLISRLESLHLEKRQLCSAATHNGKPSQPSPPPIQVALTESAGRGVFATRRIGAGDLIHTAKPIITHPTLSTLNSVCYFCLRKITSSSQHFQHHNARFCSEVCKDNAKAFYDVERRADWSVFNDYCRSQGLKYPLLVKRLACMIISGAESADCIDILQPASLSPELILAMEEGFVMLRSAFKKAGIDDEQMKFLNKQWYTNVLAQIRINAFRIELAGGLYEDLLSSAAASIESEIAVGNAIYMLPSFYNHDCDPNAHIMWIDNADARLMALRDVEEGEELRICYIDASMARDARQAILTQGFGFQCNCLRCSSGD, encoded by the exons ATGA TCTGTTACTTTTGGAAGATGTGCTTACGCCGTTATAGCCGTTGCCTGATTTCCCGCCTCGAAAGTCTTCATTTAGAAAAGAGGCAGCTTTGCTCCGCCGCAACGCACAATGGGAAACCCAGTCAACCCTCGCCGCCGCCAATCCAAGTCGCGCTCACCGAGTCCGCCGGTCGCGGCGTCTTCGCCACTCGGAGAATCGGGGCCGGCGATCTCATCCACACCGCCAAGCCCATCATAACTCACCCGACTCTTTCCACACTAAACAGCGTGTGTTACTTTTGTCTCAGAAAGATTACTTCGAGTTCGCAGCATTTTCAACATCATAATGCTCGCTTTTGCAGTGAAGTGTGCAAAGATAACGCTAAG GCATTTTATGATGTTGAGAGGAGAGCGGATTGGTCTGTTTTCAATGACTATTGCCG GAGTCAAGGATTGAAATACCCTCTTCTGGTGAAGCGGTTGGCTTGTATGATTATATCAGGAGCTGAATCTGCTGACTGTATTGACATACTTCAACCTGCTAGTTTATCCCCTGAATTGATTTTGGCG ATGGAAGAGGGTTTTGTTATGCTAAGGAGTGCCTTTAAAAAGGCAGGTATAGATGATGAACAGATGAAAT TTCTAAACAAGCAATGGTACACTAATGTACTGGCTCAAATTCGTATCAATGCGTTTCGTATTGAATTGGCTGGAGGATTGTATGAAGATCTTCTTTCATCAGCTGCAGCCTCCATAGAATCTGAAATTGCAGTTGGGAATGCAATTTATATGCTTCCATCCTTCTATAACCACGATTGTG ATCCGAATGCACATATTATGTGGATAGACAATGCAGATGCAAGATTGATGGCCCTTCGTGATGTTGAGGAAG GGGAAGAACTTCGGATATGCTACATCGATGCAAGTATGGCTCGTGATGCTCGTCAAGCTATCTTAACGCAAGGGTTCGGTTTTCAGTGCAACTGCTTGCGGTGTTCATCTGGTGACTGA
- the LOC102626902 gene encoding uncharacterized protein LOC102626902: MSRLAPLSEEPINEEEQHSNSSNGSNNTKYSSKKGLSWKHWLKNHLSLVFFINKKSDLKTLLSVLGCPLFPVPLLPKQPLNQVCSSAQYIIQHFTAATGCRKLEGRVKNIFATGKVTMGMGDDFGGSAGSVPVAGAGASASLGGVSEKGCFVMWQMVPNKWLIELVVGGHKVVAGSDGNFAWRHTPWLGSHAAKGSVRPLRRALQGLDPIAVASVFSTAQYMGEKRISDIDCFVLKLAANQTDLADRSDSTAEMIKHVIFGYFSQRSGLLVYLEDSYLTRIQSPGSLPTYWETTMATKIEDYRAIEGVMIAHSGQSSVIITRFGDNLKAGLSITRMEEIWTIDDLAFNVAGLSLDCFIPPKEVQKDSYPVDENLDWRSPLH; this comes from the exons ATGAGTCGGCTTGCTCCATTATCGGAAGAGCCCATTAATGAAGAAGAACAACACAGCAACAGCAGCAACGGCAGTAACAACACGAAGTACTCTTCCAAGAAAGGACTTTCGTGGAAGCACTGGCTCAAGAATCACTTGTCTCTTGTTTTTTTCATCAACAAGAAATCTGACCTCAAGACCCTCTTAAGCGTTCTTGGTTGCCCTCTTTTCCCAGTTCCCCTTCTTCCGAAGCAACCCCTTAACCAG GTATGTTCATCAGCACAATATATCATACAACACTTCACAGCAGCAACGGGTTGCAGGAAATTAGAAGGGAGAGTGAAGAACATTTTTGCCACTGGGAAAGTGACAATGGGCATGGGGGATGATTTTGGCGGCTCAGCTGGCTCAGTTCCCGTTGCCGGTGCCGGAGCCAGCGCCTCCCTCGGAGGGGTTTCAGAAAAGGGTTGCTTTGTAATGTGGCAAATGGTTCCTAACAAGTGGCTCATTGAGCTTGTTGTTGGTGGCCACAAAGTCGTAGCTGGTAGTGATGGTAATTTTGCTTGGCGCCACACACCATGGCTCGGCTCACATGCTGCCAAAGGCAGCGTCCGCCCTCTCCGTCGTGCTCTTCAG GGACTGGATCCTATTGCAGTAGCATCTGTATTCTCTACAGCACAGTACATGGGAGAGAAACGAATTTCCGACATTGATTGTTTTGTCTTGAAATTGGCTGCTAATCAAACGGACTTAGCTGATCGAAGTGACAGCACGGCAGAGATGATCAAGCATGTAATCTTTGGTTACTTCAGCCAAAGAAGTGGGCTGCTAGTGTACTTAGAGGACTCGTACTTAACAAGAATTCAATCACCTGGATCTCTGCCTACTTACTGGGAAACCACAATGGCTACTAAAATTGAAGATTATAGGGCAATCGAGGGTGTGATGATTGCTCATTCGGGCCAATCAAGTGTAATCATCACACGCTTTGGAGATAATCTGAAAGCAGGCCTTTCAATCACGAGGATGGAGGAGATTTGGACCATTGATGATCTTGCATTTAACGTGGCCGGATTGTCACTTGATTGCTTCATTCCTCCTAAAGAAGTGCAGAAAGATAGTTACCCGGTTGATGAAAATCTTGATTGGAGATCACCATTACattga
- the LOC102627171 gene encoding histone-lysine N-methyltransferase ATXR4 isoform X2 yields MNEYVQLLTPRLAQYDFIGHNFVILFIPFLPQVCYFWKMCLRRYSRCLISRLESLHLEKRQLCSAATHNGKPSQPSPPPIQVALTESAGRGVFATRRIGAGDLIHTAKPIITHPTLSTLNSVCYFCLRKITSSSQHFQHHNARFCSEVCKDNAKAFYDVERRADWSVFNDYCRSQGLKYPLLVKRLACMIISGAESADCIDILQPASLSPELILAMEEGFVMLRSAFKKAGIDDEQMKFLNKQWYTNVLAQIRINAFRIELAGGLYEDLLSSAAASIESEIAVGNAIYMLPSFYNHDCGEELRICYIDASMARDARQAILTQGFGFQCNCLRCSSGD; encoded by the exons ATGAATGAGTATGTACAACTGCTAACCCCCAGACTCGCTCAGTATGATTTTATTGGTCATAATTTTGTGATCTTATTTATTCCATTTCTCCCACAAGTCTGTTACTTTTGGAAGATGTGCTTACGCCGTTATAGCCGTTGCCTGATTTCCCGCCTCGAAAGTCTTCATTTAGAAAAGAGGCAGCTTTGCTCCGCCGCAACGCACAATGGGAAACCCAGTCAACCCTCGCCGCCGCCAATCCAAGTCGCGCTCACCGAGTCCGCCGGTCGCGGCGTCTTCGCCACTCGGAGAATCGGGGCCGGCGATCTCATCCACACCGCCAAGCCCATCATAACTCACCCGACTCTTTCCACACTAAACAGCGTGTGTTACTTTTGTCTCAGAAAGATTACTTCGAGTTCGCAGCATTTTCAACATCATAATGCTCGCTTTTGCAGTGAAGTGTGCAAAGATAACGCTAAG GCATTTTATGATGTTGAGAGGAGAGCGGATTGGTCTGTTTTCAATGACTATTGCCG GAGTCAAGGATTGAAATACCCTCTTCTGGTGAAGCGGTTGGCTTGTATGATTATATCAGGAGCTGAATCTGCTGACTGTATTGACATACTTCAACCTGCTAGTTTATCCCCTGAATTGATTTTGGCG ATGGAAGAGGGTTTTGTTATGCTAAGGAGTGCCTTTAAAAAGGCAGGTATAGATGATGAACAGATGAAAT TTCTAAACAAGCAATGGTACACTAATGTACTGGCTCAAATTCGTATCAATGCGTTTCGTATTGAATTGGCTGGAGGATTGTATGAAGATCTTCTTTCATCAGCTGCAGCCTCCATAGAATCTGAAATTGCAGTTGGGAATGCAATTTATATGCTTCCATCCTTCTATAACCACGATTGTG GGGAAGAACTTCGGATATGCTACATCGATGCAAGTATGGCTCGTGATGCTCGTCAAGCTATCTTAACGCAAGGGTTCGGTTTTCAGTGCAACTGCTTGCGGTGTTCATCTGGTGACTGA